DNA from Desulfuromonas sp. AOP6:
GACACAGCCCTCTTCAACCTGGGAAAACTGGACGACCTGGCCGCGCGGCAGAGCCCTCTGCACCGCCTGGACCCCCGCGCCAAGGTTCTCACCACCCTGGTCTTTATCATCACGGTCGCTTCTTTCGGAAAATACCAGGTCTCGGCCCTGCTCCCCTTTCTGCTCTTTCCCCTCTGGCAGATCGGTGTCGCCAGCCTGCCGCTGGGTTACCTCATCCGTCGCATACTTTGGGTTACCCCCTTCATTCTGTTCATCGCCATCCTCAATCCCGTGCTGGATCGGGAGATTCTTCTGCATGCCGGCCCTCTGCCCGTCAGCGGTGGCTGGCTTTCCCTGGCCTCCATAATGCTGCGCTTCGTACTGACCATCGGTGCGGCCCTCATCCTGATCGCCACCACCAGCTTTCCTGGGGTTTGCCGCGCCCTGGGGCAACTGGGCGCTCCCCGGATTTTCATCGTCCAGCTGCTCTTCCTTTATCGTTACATCTTTGTTCTCATCGAAGAGGGATTGCGCATGGCCCGGGCCAGAGCGCTGCGATCCTTTGGCAAAAAAGGGCTGGAATGGCGCGTCTACGCCTTGATGGCCGGGCAGCTGCTCATGCGATCGCTGCAGCGAGCCGAACGCATTCACCAGGCCATGCGTTGCCGTGGTTTTGATGGGCAACTGCCCTCGCTGCACCAGGGGCGTTTCGGAAGCAGAGAGCTCCTCTTCACTCTCGGCTGGAGCGCCTCCTTTATTCTCTTGCGCGTCTGGAACCTACCGGAATGGATGGGGGGACTATTGATGGAGCTATGGTCATGACAGAGCCCGTGATCAAGACGAACGACCTTCGATACAGCTATCCTGACGGGACCTGCGCCCTGCAAGAGATTTCCTTCGAGGTCTTCCAGGGACAGTCCCTGGCCGTCACCGGGGCCAACGGCGCCGGCAAGTCGACCCTTCTGCTCCATCTGAATGGCCTGCTGACGGCCATGTCAGGATCGCTGACGATCAGCGGGCTCGCCCTCGGCCCCAAAAACCGGGAGAAGGTACAGCGCCTGGTCGGTCTGGTCTTCCAAAACCCGGACGACCAGCTTTTCATGCCGACCGTCTGGCAGGATGTAACCTTCGGCCCCCTGAACCTGGGCTTGCCCGCCGACGAGGTTGCGGCCCGAGCCACGGAAGCCCTGACCCAGGTCGATTCCCTTCACTTGCGAGATCGCCCGCCCTTCCGCCTTTCCGCCGGTGAAAAGCGCCGGGTGGCCCTGGCGACGGTGCTGGCCATGCGGCCGGATATCCTCGTGCTCGACGAACCGACCACCGGCCTCGATCCCTGCAGCCGCCGTCAGCTCATCCATCTGCTCAACGGATTTGGGCACACGCTCATCATCGCCAGTCATGACCTCGACCTGGTCATGGATGTGTGCGAAAGGACCATCGTTCTGTACGAA
Protein-coding regions in this window:
- the cbiQ gene encoding cobalt ECF transporter T component CbiQ: MAPIDTALFNLGKLDDLAARQSPLHRLDPRAKVLTTLVFIITVASFGKYQVSALLPFLLFPLWQIGVASLPLGYLIRRILWVTPFILFIAILNPVLDREILLHAGPLPVSGGWLSLASIMLRFVLTIGAALILIATTSFPGVCRALGQLGAPRIFIVQLLFLYRYIFVLIEEGLRMARARALRSFGKKGLEWRVYALMAGQLLMRSLQRAERIHQAMRCRGFDGQLPSLHQGRFGSRELLFTLGWSASFILLRVWNLPEWMGGLLMELWS
- a CDS encoding energy-coupling factor ABC transporter ATP-binding protein; translated protein: MTEPVIKTNDLRYSYPDGTCALQEISFEVFQGQSLAVTGANGAGKSTLLLHLNGLLTAMSGSLTISGLALGPKNREKVQRLVGLVFQNPDDQLFMPTVWQDVTFGPLNLGLPADEVAARATEALTQVDSLHLRDRPPFRLSAGEKRRVALATVLAMRPDILVLDEPTTGLDPCSRRQLIHLLNGFGHTLIIASHDLDLVMDVCERTIVLYEGRIAGQGPTREIFDDGELLQRCRLESPLGMRGCPVCGGLKPRS